TCGAGCCGCTCGATCCGCAGCTTCGTGCTGCGCCAGGGACGCATGTCGGTCGCGCAGCAGCGCCACCTCGACGAGACGCTGCCGAAAGTCGGCATTCCCTACCGCGTCGCGCCGCTCGATCTCGACGCGGCGTTCGGACGCGCGGCGCCAAAAATCGTCGAGATCGGTTTCGGCATGGGCGAGACGACCGCGAAAATCGCCGCCGCGCTGCCGGACAAGGACTTTCTCGCGATCGAAGTGCATGGGCCGGGCGTCGGCAGCCTGTGCAAGCTGATCGCCGAAAGCGAGCTGCACAACTTGCGCATCGTCCAGCACGACGCGGTCGAAGTGCTGCGCGACATGATTCCCGAACAGGCGCTGGCCGGCGTGCATGTGTTCTTTCCCGATCCGTGGCACAAGAAGCGTCATCACAAGCGGCGCATCATCCAGCCCGACTTCGTCGCGCTGATCGCCTCGCGGCTCGCGCCCGGCGCTTATCTGCACTGCGCGACCGACTGGGAGGAATACGCGCAGTGGATGCTCGAGGTGCTCGCCGCCGAGCCCGCGCTGGAGAATACTGCCGACAGCTACGCCCCGCGTCCGGCTTACCGCCCGCTGACGAAATTCGAAAACCGCGGTCTGAAGCTCGGGCACGGCGTCTGGGACCTGGTGTTCAGGCGGCGCGGTTGAGCGAAGCGCGCGTCGAACGGAGATCTGAACGATGGTGAAACGCCTCTTTGCCTTTTTCGGCGCGCTTCTCGCGGGCTTGTGGCGCACGATCGACGTGCTGCGGCGCGTGCTCCTCAACGCGGTATTCCTGCTGTTGCTCGCTTTTGTCGCGGTGCTGCTGTGGCGCGCGCTGCCCGCGGTGCCGGACGGCGCGGCGCTGGTGCTGCGCCCGGCCGGTCCGCTCGTCGAGCAGAAGACGTTCGAGACGCCGCTCGATTTGCTGCGCAATGGCGGTGTCGCGCCTTCCCAAACGGCGCTGCACGATCTGCTCGAAGCGGTGGAGGCGGCGCGCGACGACCGGCGGATCAAGGCGCTC
The window above is part of the Azoarcus sp. PA01 genome. Proteins encoded here:
- the trmB gene encoding tRNA (guanosine(46)-N7)-methyltransferase TrmB — protein: MTFPPHNPPETGPPSAAPDESLPAPQGRVAGDAEARFSSRSIRSFVLRQGRMSVAQQRHLDETLPKVGIPYRVAPLDLDAAFGRAAPKIVEIGFGMGETTAKIAAALPDKDFLAIEVHGPGVGSLCKLIAESELHNLRIVQHDAVEVLRDMIPEQALAGVHVFFPDPWHKKRHHKRRIIQPDFVALIASRLAPGAYLHCATDWEEYAQWMLEVLAAEPALENTADSYAPRPAYRPLTKFENRGLKLGHGVWDLVFRRRG